The genomic segment CGCGACCGTGGGTGCGCCGTTTAGTTACACGATCGGGGTGTCGAACGCTGGGCCGAGTGCCGCCACGGGGGTGAGTGTGACGGACAGTCTGCCGACGGGCTTGACGTACGGCTCAGCAACGTGGACCGGCGCGTCGTCGGGGACCTGTACGTTTTCCAGCCCGACCGTGACGTGCAGCATCGGGACGTTGGCGAGCGGGGCGTCCGTGACGATAACAATCACCGTGACGCCGACAGTGAACGGGACGCTCAACAACAGCGCCACCGTGTCGTCGCCCACGCCGGACCCCAACTCGGGCAACAACACTACGCCTCCGGTATCAACCACCGTCACTTCCTCGGCGGACCTGACGATCTCGAAGTTCGGACCCAGTACCGCGACCGTGGGGCAGCCGATGGCGTACACGATCGGGGTGTCGAATGCGGGGCCGAGTCCGGCCACCGGCGTGACGGTGACGGACACCCTGCCAGCGGGCGTGACGTACGGGTCGGCAACGTGGACCGGCGCATCGTCGGGGACGTGCGCGTTTGCCAATCCGACGGTGACGTGCAGCATCGGCACGTTGGCGAGCGGGGCGTCGGTGACGATCACGATCACGGTGACGCCCACGGCCACGGGAACGCTCAACAACAGTGCCACCGTGTCGTCGCCCACATCGGATCCCACGCCGGGTGACCACACCACGCCGACGGTGCAAACGACGGTGAGTGGAACCCCGTCGACCGGGCCGCTGGGAGGCAACGCCTTCAGCAACGCCGGCGGGGCCATGAGTTCGACAAACTACCAACTCATTACCGGGGTGGCGGGCCAGGGCATCGGCCAGGGCAGCCAGAGCACGAATTATGGGCTGGATGCCGGCTATGCGCCTGGGGTAACCGGGGGTTAGCGGGGTCCCACGTCCGACGGATACACGGATACAATGAATGTCACAGACTCACATACACGCGATGGGGGAGGGGGAATGAGGCCATGAAGATGACGCAGAGAATTGGAATCCTTGGAGTGCTGGTGGCAAGCCTAGTCATTATGGGAGGCCTGGCCCAGGCCCAGGTCCCCCAACTCATCAACTACCAAGGGGTGCTGAAGAACGGCGGGGGAACCCCGATCACGGGGACGGTGAGCGTCACGTTCTCGATCTATTCGGGTCCCTCGGGGGGCACCGCGCTCTGGAGCGAAACCCAGAGCGTGGTCGTCACGGGTGGACTATTCAATGTGTTGCTGGGCTCCTCCACCGCGTTCCCGGCGTACTTCTTTCAGGGCACCACCCCGGATCGCTATCTCGGGGTAAAGGTCGGAAGCGATCCGGAGATGACGCCGCGGCAGCGGCTGGTCAGCGTGGGATACACGCTCAAGGCCGAGGATGCGGACAGCCTGGGAGACCGGATTGCGATTACAGACAAGCCCAATCAACGGGTTGGAGTTGGAACGTTGAGTCCCCAAGCGAAACTTCACGCCGAAGTCACCAGCCCGGCTGGTGAAGGGACGATGTGGGCCATCCAGACGCTCAGTAATTCGTCTCCCTTGCCGAGCACTATTGATACAGCCCTCAGGTTGCGGATCAACGACCAGAGCACGGCCAATATTCTTTCCAAACAGGTGTTTCGGTTGATCTACTTCCGGGATGCGGCGGCGACTGGCTCGGTCACCGATTTTGATTCGACAATGGTGCTGGCCAACTTCATCAATTCGAATGCGCCGTACTCCCTACGTGGAATTACGGTCGAGGGGCCGCAAATCGCCACTGGGAGAACCCTGAATGAGTTCATTGGGCTGTTTGTTCGGGAGCCTTCGGTAACGGGCACGATCGCGAGTAACAAGGCCATCGTCACAGACCCCAGGGCTGGCAATATCGGGTTTGGGGTAACGAACCCCACCGAGCGTCTGGAAGTCGCGGGCAATGTCCGCGCGACCGCGTATCTCACCGGGAGTTCGCGAGAGTTGAAAAAGGGCATCACGCCTCTCGGGCAAAACGACTACGCCAAGATCATGGATCAGATTAACGACTTGCAGATGGTCCGGTATCTGTATAAGACAGAGGACAATCGGCAGCCTCACCTCGGCGTGATCGCGGAAGAGTCTCCGAAAGAGATTCTCGATGAAACCGGGAAGGCCGTCAGTCTAGCCGACTATGCGGGATTCATTCTGGCGGGCTTGAAGGCGCAGTCCGAGGAGATTCAGGCGCTCAAGGCGCACATTCGGGACTTGGAATCCAAACTTCCCGCGCCCGAGAATCAGGCCGCTGCACGAGTCGAGTGAGTTGCCTATAGCCACCCGGCTGGGCTGCTGGAGCCTCAACGCAGTTTCTCGGCCGTCTCCGCCGGCACTTCGTGAAAATCGCTCTTCGGGCCGGCTTGATCGCGATGGTCATGGCGATCGTCATTGCTTCCGGCGACGTGGCGTGGTCCGTGGTTCCGCCGGGCGATTCCGCCGGACCGACACCGGTCGTGACCGCGGATCGCGCGCCTGCCGAAGTCGTCGTTCGATTCAAACAAGGCACCACCTCAGGGGACAAAGAGCGAGCCCACATCGAGACTGACACCGAGGTCCTCTCGGAAATCCCTCGCCTGCGAATGGAGCGGCTGAGGTCAAAGCGGGGTGAGTCGGTGGACGCGCTGCTGCGATCCTTCGCCCAGAACCCTAACGTCGAGTACGTCGAGCCCAACTATATCGTGACGGCGTCAGCCGTGCCGAACGATCCGCGCTTCTCGGACCTGTGGGGCCTTCACAATATCGGTCAAACCGGCGGCATGGTCGATGCGGATATCGACGCCCCCGAGGCGTGGGACCTCCAGACCGGAAGCAGCGGTCTCGTTGTGGGGGTGATCGACAGCGGGATCGACTACAACCACCCGGATCTTACCGCGAATGTCTGGACCAACCCGGGAGAGGTCGCGGGCAACGGAATTGACGACGATCACAACGGGTACGTTGACGACATCCGTGGGTGGGACTTCGTCAATAACGACAACAACCCATTGGACGATTACGGGCATGGCACGCACGTCTCGGGCACGATCGGGGCGGTCGGGAACAACGGCGTGGGAGTGGTTGGCGTGGCCTGGCAGCTCAAGATCTTGCCCGTGAAGTTTCTGGACGCCACGGGGACGGGCACGTCGTTCGACGCCGCCTCCGCCATCGTCTACGCCGCGGACATGGGCGCGAAGGTGCTGAACGCCAGTTGGGGGTGCTCCAATTGCTTTCCGCAAGTTGTGGAAAACGCGATTGCTTACGCCGATCAACAGGGGGTGGTGTTCGTGGCGTCGGCGGGCAACGAGGCCACGAACAACGATGTGATCCCGTCCCATCCCTGCGGATCCAGCCAGCCGAACGTGCTCTGCGTGGCGGCCACCACTGCTCAGGACGGTTTGGCGTCGTTCTCGAACTACGGCGCAGCCACGGTGGACTTGGGGGCGCCGGGGGTCAGTATTCTGTCCACGGTGCCTAATGGCGGATGTGCGTTCTGCGCGCCGTCACGGTATCTGTACGCCAGCGGCACCTCCATGGCCGCGCCTCACGTCGCGGGGGCGGCCGCCCTCGTGTTCAGCGAGAGCCCCACGCTTTCGGTCGCTGAGGTCAAGCAGGCGATACTGGATACCGTCGATCCCGTGCCCGCCTTGGCCGGGGTGACGATGACTGGAGGAAGGCTCAACGCGGCAGCGGCCCTGGCGCAGGTCGGCCCTGTCGACCTGACCATGACCGATGTAACGCCGAACGCCGCGTCGGTCAATGCGGGGAGCACGCTATCGGTCTCTGATACGACTTTCAACCAAGGGACCAGTGCAGCGGGGAGTTTCACGATCGCGTATCACCTGTCCACCAACACGAGTTCCGGCGATGGCGACGATATCGCGATCGCCACCACGCGGGCAGTGGGCTCCCTGGGCGGCGGTGCGTCGAACGTGGCCTCCACCGCGCTGGCGATCTCAGGGGGAACGCCTGCCGGGAACTATTACGTGTGCGCGATCGCTGATGCTGCGTCCGCCGTCATCGAAACGAACGAGGCCAACAACGCCCTCTGCAGTCCATCGACGGTCACGGTTCCCCCGCCGGATCTGATCGTGACCTCGGTCTTCACCGGGTCATCCGTGTTGGCGCCTGGAGACGCGTTCAATGTCTCTGACAGCGTTGCCAATCAAGGTGGATCGGCGGCTGGAGCCTTTCTGGTCGACTTTCATCTGTCGTCGGATCCGGCCTATGGCGGCACGGACGACATCACGTTGAGCGCCACGCGACCAGTGCCCTCGCTCAGTGCGGGAGCCACCAGCAGTGGGGCCACCACACAGACGATCCCGTTGACGGCACCCCTCGGCAATTACTACGTGTGCGCCAAGGCGGACAGCGGGAACGCAGTCTCGGAGGGCACGGCCGAGTCCAACAACACCCTGTGCAGCGCCCCCACGATCAGAGTGGCAATCCCGTCCACGAATCTGGGCGGAAGCGGAAGCAGCAGTACGGGCGGTGGGTCCATCGCCTCGTCGTCGTACCGGATGGAGCCGGGCGTGGTGGGCCAGGGCGTGGCGGGTTCAGGAGGGCAGAGTGCGGGCTACCAGCTTGAATCCGGATTTGGAGCCCAGATCGTTGGGCAGCAGTAAGTTGACGGATTTGCCAGAATAATGCTACATGGTCACCTGTTCATAATATGAACAGATCTAGCTTTCGGGCCGCGCGTGGCTGTCGGCCCTTTCTCTGATCCTCTGTTTTCAGCATAGAACTAACGCCCAGCGCATTTAGCCCGAGAATATATGAACATCGTCATGAGATGGGGATGCAGATCTCCCAGAATGGACCCTGCGGTAATTCAGCTCCAAACCCTATGAAGAATTCGCTATAGGAGACAGGTTCGAGGCAGTATGGATCAGTTTGTCGTGTTGGGCGTTAGGTGCAAGGGATGATGGGGTTCCTGAGATTTACCCTTGCGATGTTTGTGGTAACCGCGCATCTGACTGAAGGTGTGCGGTTCTTTTCACATTGGGGGGTGTTTGCAGTCTTCGGTTTTTACCTTATCTCCGGCTATCTGATGACCCTGATCCTTCATGAGACATATTCGTTTAGATTTTCGTCGTTTGTGTTGAACAGATTCTTGCGCTTATTCCCGATCTACTATCTTGTGGCAGTTGTTTCGGCATATCTTATCCTGTCTGTACCAGCGTCTGCTGACTTTCTCTCGGTATGGGAAGTTAAATATCGAGCATCAGACTTTTTGGGGAATGGACTAATCTTCCCTTTTGAGTTCTACGATGCGTCTTTCCGCATAGTGCCGTCCACGTGGTCTATAGCCGTCGAGCTAATCAACTACTTTCTGCTTTGGTTGGTTGTTGCACGAAGTCGCTCCTTAGCACTTTCTACCGTATTGCTCACGATAACCTACCACGTCGTTACCCTTGCAGTGGGGATGGACTGGAGTAGCCGATACCGCCCTTTTTATGCAGCGCTTCTCCCATTTTCTCTGGGGGCATGCATTTATTTCTGCCGTGATCAATTAGCGCGCTTGTCGATCTCTACTATTCGATATGTAGCCTTCGGTTCATTCCTGGTTTGGGTCGCGAATCTGATTCTTTGTGGTGTTGTGGCAGGGATGGGGGGGCCTCACTTTGACACCTTCTACTACTGGAACCTGGTCTCCTTGCTAGCTCTTATCTCTTGTCTAACCACTTCATCCCTGAAGTCTCTGTCCCCAAGGTGGGGAAAGATTTTTGGCGACCTGGCGTACCCGGCCTTTCTCACCCACTGGATCATTGGATTCGCCGTAAGTCTTTTCGTGCTAGGGGGGCAGAGGAGGGGTCTAGCGCTACTGGCTCTGTCTGTATTTCCGATACTTGCGGTGTCGTTTGCCCTAGCGTGGTCAGCTGACCGCTGGCTCGAGCCGTTGCGGGACAAGGTGCGAAGAAAAGTGGCTCTGCCCGCTACGGTCAGTTCAGGGCAAAGCAAATTTGAGAGAGTCTTCAGGAAGTCCTTTGGGTGGCTTAGGGTGTCCGGCGTGGACAATTCAGATTGACGGATCGGCGGAATAGTGGTACATCGTCACCTGTTCATATTATGAACAGGATTTGATTGCGGGCTGCAGGTAATCCTCGGCCCTTTTTCTGATTCTTGGTGTTCAGACTATGAACGCCTCGTAGTCATCGGGAATGTGATGAGAAAAGACGACAGCTTTCATCTCTTCCGCATCCTGGACGAACTCTCCAAGAACGGGGAGGTGACCCAGCGGGGGTTGAGCCGGCGGCTCGGGGTGGCCTTGGGATTGACCAATTTGTACGTGAGGCGGCTTGGGAAGAAGGGCCTGATTAAAGTGGTCAACCTCAAAGCGAACCGCCTCCGGTACGAACTGACGCCCAGCGGCATCGCGCAGAAGACCGCGATGGCGTTTCAATACGTTCAGGATTCCTACGTGTTCTACCGCGAGGCGCGACGGACGCTGACCGCAACATTCGAGGCGATGAAGAGGACGGGGGTACGGTCGGTGGTGCTGTATGGAGCAGGGGACCTCGCCGAGATCGCGCTGCTTTCGCTGCAGGAGGCTGATCTCGACCTGACCGGCGTGGTGGGCCTAAAACACCAGGGGCAGTCGCTGTGCGGGAAGCCGGTGGCCGACCCCGCGTCGCTGGCGTCGATTGAATACGACCGGGTAGTGGTGGTAGAGCGCGAGCGAGAAGACGCGATGAAATGTCTGGCGGATCTGGGAGTGGACGGTTCGAAAATCGTTTGCGTGGGAGTGTGAGCAGCAAGCCATGAAATCCCAGGTGATGGGTGTCTGGCACTATCGCCACTTTATTCTCTCCTCCATCCGGAACGAGTTTCGCTCGCGGTTTATCCGCAGCCGCCTTGGCGGGCTGTGGATGATCATTCATCCCCTGGCCCAAGCCGCCATTTTCGCGCTGGTGCTGAGCCAAGTGATGGCCGCGAGGCTACCGGGTATGGCCGGAGACAAGTTTGCTTACGCCGTCTATCTTCTGTCCGGAATACTCGCCTGGTCGTTGTTTTCAGAGGTGATCGGCCGTTGCGTCACCCTATTCATCGACAATGGCAATCTGCTCAAGAAGATCGCGTTTCCCCGAATCAGCCTGCCGTTGATCGTGGCCGGCTCCGCGCTCGTCAACAACCTCCTCTTGTTTCTTGCCATCATCGTCGTCTTCGGTGTGCTGGGCCACGTACCCGGCATCCAGATCGCCTGGGTTCCGCTATTAATGCTGCTCACCTTGGCGCTCGGGCTTGGGGTCGGGATACTGCTCGGCGTGTTCAACGTATTTATCCGCGATGTGGGGCAGGTGGTGCCGGTAGCGCTGCAACTGGGCTTTTGGTTCACCCCCATCATCTATCCTCCGAATGTTGTTCCGGAAGCCCTGCGCCCGATAATGAACCTGAACCCCATGGCTATGGTGGTCCAGAGTTTCCACAAGGCCCTTCTCTTCAACACGTCTCCCGAGTTCGTTAGTCTGGGGGTGGTTCTTCTGGTTACTTTTGCGTTGTTGGGTATGGCGCTCAGCGTTTTTCGGCGTGCCGGTGCCGAAATGGCGGATGTGTTGTGAGCGCTCCGATGATCGAGGTCGAGAACATCGGCAAATCGTTCCGGACGTATTCGAGCCAATGGCACCGCTTCCGAGGGTGGTTCGGAGCGGGTCCTCGGCGATACGCTGATCACTGGGTGTTGCGAAACGTCTCATTTGCAGTCGGGGCGAGCGAATCCATCGGTATCCTCGGCCGTAACGGTGCGGGGAAGAGCACCCTCCTCAAGCTGATCGTCGGGACCCTCGCACCCTCTGAAGGCCACGTGAAGGTCGGGGGCCGCATCAGCGCGATCCTCGAATTGGGGATGGGCTTCAACGCCGAATTCACCGCCCGCCAAAATGTCCTGTATGGATGTGGACTGTTGGGCTACAACCGGGACGAAATCGAGTCGGCGATGCCGGAAATCGAACGCTTCGCCGATATCGGTGAGTATTTTGATCAACCCCTACGCACCTCCTCCAGCGGCATGCAGATGCGGGTAGCGTTCGCGGCCGCTACCGCGTTTCGCCCGGACGTGCTGATCGTGGACGAAGCTCTTTCGGTGGGCGATCTCTTTTTTCAAGCAAAGTGTTTCGAGCGGATCGGCGAGATGAAGGCGTCTGGTACCACGCTGCTCTATGTGTCACATGCGGCGGGAGATATTGCGAAACATTGCGAGCGTGCCCTGTTCATCAAGGAGGGCAGGCTCCTCATGGATGGGCCGGCACGTGAGGTCTCAAATGTGTACCTGGACGATCTC from the Nitrospirota bacterium genome contains:
- a CDS encoding ABC transporter ATP-binding protein — translated: MIEVENIGKSFRTYSSQWHRFRGWFGAGPRRYADHWVLRNVSFAVGASESIGILGRNGAGKSTLLKLIVGTLAPSEGHVKVGGRISAILELGMGFNAEFTARQNVLYGCGLLGYNRDEIESAMPEIERFADIGEYFDQPLRTSSSGMQMRVAFAAATAFRPDVLIVDEALSVGDLFFQAKCFERIGEMKASGTTLLYVSHAAGDIAKHCERALFIKEGRLLMDGPAREVSNVYLDDLFGKSAPHQRTVRSAQAANETRFAADNVERFHTRPFYRKDEHRWGVGGGRVLDFLVEVDGEAFPSAIYSHQRMRVSFKVHSEQELAKPIYGLLIKTIEGIYVYGTNSKFAQPGVTPSSVPAGDNRVVSFEFPMMLNTGAYLISLGVSNEDDSGQVVPIDRRYDSVLITVTNGQQGSGLVDLAAQFECHKAA
- a CDS encoding winged helix-turn-helix transcriptional regulator, translated to MRKDDSFHLFRILDELSKNGEVTQRGLSRRLGVALGLTNLYVRRLGKKGLIKVVNLKANRLRYELTPSGIAQKTAMAFQYVQDSYVFYREARRTLTATFEAMKRTGVRSVVLYGAGDLAEIALLSLQEADLDLTGVVGLKHQGQSLCGKPVADPASLASIEYDRVVVVEREREDAMKCLADLGVDGSKIVCVGV
- a CDS encoding ABC transporter permease, whose product is MKSQVMGVWHYRHFILSSIRNEFRSRFIRSRLGGLWMIIHPLAQAAIFALVLSQVMAARLPGMAGDKFAYAVYLLSGILAWSLFSEVIGRCVTLFIDNGNLLKKIAFPRISLPLIVAGSALVNNLLLFLAIIVVFGVLGHVPGIQIAWVPLLMLLTLALGLGVGILLGVFNVFIRDVGQVVPVALQLGFWFTPIIYPPNVVPEALRPIMNLNPMAMVVQSFHKALLFNTSPEFVSLGVVLLVTFALLGMALSVFRRAGAEMADVL
- a CDS encoding acyltransferase, coding for MMGFLRFTLAMFVVTAHLTEGVRFFSHWGVFAVFGFYLISGYLMTLILHETYSFRFSSFVLNRFLRLFPIYYLVAVVSAYLILSVPASADFLSVWEVKYRASDFLGNGLIFPFEFYDASFRIVPSTWSIAVELINYFLLWLVVARSRSLALSTVLLTITYHVVTLAVGMDWSSRYRPFYAALLPFSLGACIYFCRDQLARLSISTIRYVAFGSFLVWVANLILCGVVAGMGGPHFDTFYYWNLVSLLALISCLTTSSLKSLSPRWGKIFGDLAYPAFLTHWIIGFAVSLFVLGGQRRGLALLALSVFPILAVSFALAWSADRWLEPLRDKVRRKVALPATVSSGQSKFERVFRKSFGWLRVSGVDNSD
- a CDS encoding S8 family serine peptidase, encoding MKIALRAGLIAMVMAIVIASGDVAWSVVPPGDSAGPTPVVTADRAPAEVVVRFKQGTTSGDKERAHIETDTEVLSEIPRLRMERLRSKRGESVDALLRSFAQNPNVEYVEPNYIVTASAVPNDPRFSDLWGLHNIGQTGGMVDADIDAPEAWDLQTGSSGLVVGVIDSGIDYNHPDLTANVWTNPGEVAGNGIDDDHNGYVDDIRGWDFVNNDNNPLDDYGHGTHVSGTIGAVGNNGVGVVGVAWQLKILPVKFLDATGTGTSFDAASAIVYAADMGAKVLNASWGCSNCFPQVVENAIAYADQQGVVFVASAGNEATNNDVIPSHPCGSSQPNVLCVAATTAQDGLASFSNYGAATVDLGAPGVSILSTVPNGGCAFCAPSRYLYASGTSMAAPHVAGAAALVFSESPTLSVAEVKQAILDTVDPVPALAGVTMTGGRLNAAAALAQVGPVDLTMTDVTPNAASVNAGSTLSVSDTTFNQGTSAAGSFTIAYHLSTNTSSGDGDDIAIATTRAVGSLGGGASNVASTALAISGGTPAGNYYVCAIADAASAVIETNEANNALCSPSTVTVPPPDLIVTSVFTGSSVLAPGDAFNVSDSVANQGGSAAGAFLVDFHLSSDPAYGGTDDITLSATRPVPSLSAGATSSGATTQTIPLTAPLGNYYVCAKADSGNAVSEGTAESNNTLCSAPTIRVAIPSTNLGGSGSSSTGGGSIASSSYRMEPGVVGQGVAGSGGQSAGYQLESGFGAQIVGQQ
- a CDS encoding tail fiber domain-containing protein codes for the protein MTQRIGILGVLVASLVIMGGLAQAQVPQLINYQGVLKNGGGTPITGTVSVTFSIYSGPSGGTALWSETQSVVVTGGLFNVLLGSSTAFPAYFFQGTTPDRYLGVKVGSDPEMTPRQRLVSVGYTLKAEDADSLGDRIAITDKPNQRVGVGTLSPQAKLHAEVTSPAGEGTMWAIQTLSNSSPLPSTIDTALRLRINDQSTANILSKQVFRLIYFRDAAATGSVTDFDSTMVLANFINSNAPYSLRGITVEGPQIATGRTLNEFIGLFVREPSVTGTIASNKAIVTDPRAGNIGFGVTNPTERLEVAGNVRATAYLTGSSRELKKGITPLGQNDYAKIMDQINDLQMVRYLYKTEDNRQPHLGVIAEESPKEILDETGKAVSLADYAGFILAGLKAQSEEIQALKAHIRDLESKLPAPENQAAARVE